The DNA window CTGGCTTCGCGCACCGACATCGCCGAATGACGATTCAGGCGTTCGGCAAAGGCGGTACTGAAGCTGGCCGGCAGATGCTGGGTCATCACCACCGCCGGGGCATCGGCAGGCATGTGTTCGAGCACCACGCGCAACGCTTCGGTGCCACCGGCAGAGGCGCCAATCGCAATCAGGCGATCGGTGGTGCGGAAGCGCAGCGCGCTGCCGGGCACCGGTGCGGAGTGCATGTCCAAGATGACCTTGGGCGCACTTGGGCGATTCAGCGCGCTGACCTTGGCCTTGGCGGCCATCTTGACCTTGCTGACGATCTCTTCGGCATAGTCTTCCAGCCCGCGCGCGAGGTCGATCTTGGGCTTGGAAACGAAGTCCACTGCGCCCAGCGACAAGGCTTGCAAGGTGGTGTCGGCGCCGCGTTCGGTCAGCGATGAAATCATCACTACCGGGGTTGGGCGCAGGCGCATGAGATTTTCCAGAAACACCAGACCGTCCATGCGCGGCATTTCCACATCCAGCGTGATCACGTCCGGATTGAGGCGTTTGATTTTTTCGCGTGCCAGGATCGGGTCGGCGGCCGAGCCGATGACTTCGATGCCGGGGTCGCGCGAAAGAATTTCGGTGAGCATCTGGCGCACGACCGCCGAGTCGTCGACGATCAATACGCGCACAGGGGTTTCCAGCGTCATTCGAACAACTCCACTCCACCGGTGATCGGTGCTTTGGACAGACGGGCACGCACGGCCGATTCGGCGACGGCGACTTCGTGTGCGTGCGGCAAACGCTGCACGACGACGCGGCCGGTCGTCGGGAAGAACCACACCTTACGCGGATGGATGCCACACAGATCTTCGGCAATGATGGGAATGTGTTCGGCCTGCAGATACTGGCGCACGAATTCAGCGTTGCGCGTGCCCACCGGGTTGCTGGTGAAACCCTTGAGCACGTTGGCGCCACCGAAAACTTTTGCTTCGATCCGATTGCGATGCGCGCCGCGCTTGAGCATGTCGTTGATCAGCAACTCCATCGCATAACTGCCATAGCGCGCAGGTGCGCCATCGCCAACCTGGCCTTCCGGCAGCAGGAAGTGGTTCATACCGCCGATCTTCAGCACCGGGTCGCGAAGGCAAGCGGCAACACACGATCCCAAGGTGGTCGTCAATGCGGTGTCGTCGTCGACCACCAGATATTGGGTGGGCAGCAGCTTGGCGGTAATGGTCTTGAAGCGCGAATCGCGGTAGCGCATGACATCGTCGACCTGCACGGCAGTACTCATGCAGACGCTCCCCCGCGCGGGGCGCGCCGATACAGCGTGCGTCCGCACGGCTGGATCAGATCGGCCGCGTGCAGGTAGTTCTCCGAGTGCCCGGTATACAGCAGGCCGTCGTCGCCCATGTGGCTGACCAGACGCGACAAGATGCCGCGCTGTGTGGGCTTGTCGAAATAGATCATCACGTTGCGGCAGAACAGCGCCGCGTACGGGCCGCCGACGTCGTACCGCGGCGAGAGCAGGTTCAATTGCCGGAATTGGATGAGCTGGCGCAGCGCCGGAATGACCCGGCACTTGCCGTCGTTGGGGCCGCTGCCGCGTTGGAAGTACTTGCGCTTGATCGAAGCATCCAGCGAGGCGAGGCGATCGATGGCGTAGACGCCGCGCGAGGCGGTTTCCAGCACCTGGGTATCGACGTCGGTGGCCACGATGCTCACCGGCGGGGTCAGCGAACCGAAAGCTTCGCACGCGGTGATGGCAATCGAATAGGGCTCCTCACCGGTGGATGCCGCGCACGACCAGATATTGAGCGGTGCTTGCGAAGCGCGCTTTTGCAGTTCTTCGCGCAGCTTGTCGAAGTGGTGCGGCTCACGGAAGAACGAGGTCAGGTTGGTGGTCAGCGCGTTGGTGAACGCCTGCCATTCTTCTTCGTCGTGGCCTACTTCCAGTTGGTCGAGGTAATCGCGGAAGGAGCGCAGGCCAAGCACGCGCAAACGACGCGACAGACGGCCATACACCATGTCGCGCTTGGCCGGAGCCAGCGCGATGCCGACACGCTGATAAATCAGGTCGCAGACGCGCTTGAAGTCGCGGTCGTCGAAATCAAATTCGCGTGTGTCTGAAGCGGAAGTCGTAGTCGTCATATCCGTACGCGTCGTTAGCTATCACCCGGTATCGGCCATGTGGTCGCGCAA is part of the Xanthomonas fragariae genome and encodes:
- a CDS encoding CheR family methyltransferase, coding for MTTTTSASDTREFDFDDRDFKRVCDLIYQRVGIALAPAKRDMVYGRLSRRLRVLGLRSFRDYLDQLEVGHDEEEWQAFTNALTTNLTSFFREPHHFDKLREELQKRASQAPLNIWSCAASTGEEPYSIAITACEAFGSLTPPVSIVATDVDTQVLETASRGVYAIDRLASLDASIKRKYFQRGSGPNDGKCRVIPALRQLIQFRQLNLLSPRYDVGGPYAALFCRNVMIYFDKPTQRGILSRLVSHMGDDGLLYTGHSENYLHAADLIQPCGRTLYRRAPRGGASA
- the cheD gene encoding chemoreceptor glutamine deamidase CheD, producing the protein MSTAVQVDDVMRYRDSRFKTITAKLLPTQYLVVDDDTALTTTLGSCVAACLRDPVLKIGGMNHFLLPEGQVGDGAPARYGSYAMELLINDMLKRGAHRNRIEAKVFGGANVLKGFTSNPVGTRNAEFVRQYLQAEHIPIIAEDLCGIHPRKVWFFPTTGRVVVQRLPHAHEVAVAESAVRARLSKAPITGGVELFE
- a CDS encoding protein-glutamate methylesterase/protein-glutamine glutaminase, whose product is MTLETPVRVLIVDDSAVVRQMLTEILSRDPGIEVIGSAADPILAREKIKRLNPDVITLDVEMPRMDGLVFLENLMRLRPTPVVMISSLTERGADTTLQALSLGAVDFVSKPKIDLARGLEDYAEEIVSKVKMAAKAKVSALNRPSAPKVILDMHSAPVPGSALRFRTTDRLIAIGASAGGTEALRVVLEHMPADAPAVVMTQHLPASFSTAFAERLNRHSAMSVREASDGEAILPGHAYLPPGGQHLRIIRDGARWRCRIDDGPPVNRHKPAVDVLFRSVAANAGPNAVGAILTGMGDDGARGLLEMLQAGAPTLVQDEASSVVWGMPGAAYKLGAAQEVVPLDRVAERLIALSAQAR